Genomic window (Thermodesulfovibrionales bacterium):
GCTTCGACGAGATTCACAAAGAACTGGAGCACCCTGACCTTTTCTCCGACGATGTGTGAGACGCCCTCCTGAAGATCAAGAAGGAGCCGGAGGTTCTTCTTTGCCAGCGTCGCCTTAAAGAACCTCAGGGCAGCCACCTCACGGAGGAGATCGACGAGATCGATGACCGCTTTCTTGACATGCCGCGTTTCGTCTTCAATTCTGAGGAAATCAAGAAGGTTCTCGACCGATGAGATCAGTTTGCCCGTCTCATTCGTAATGATATCGTAGAACTCTTTCTGCTGATCACGGCTCTGTAGGTCGATCTGCTGCAGATAGTATATGGATCCCTTGATCGAGTTCAGGGGGGTACGGAGTTCGTGAGATATGCGGGTGAGAAATTCCGTCTTCATAACATCCGCCTCAATGAGTTTTATGTTCATCTCCTCTATCTCCGCGGCCTTTTCGTGCACCTGATTCATGAGAGAGGCGTTCTCAAGGGCTATTGCAGCCTGGTTGGCGATGACCTGCAAAAAGGAGGAGTCATGTTCGGTGAAGGGAGTTCCATCTCTCTTGTCATTAATGTTGAATACTCCGAGGAGTTTGTTCTTGGAAACAACAGGGCAGGATATGAATGATTTTGTCTTGTAACGGTTGTGTCTGCCTTCCCCGAAACGCTCATCCCTCTCGACATCATCAACAAGGAGAGGCTGGCGCTTTTCGCCTACCACACCGGCTATACCCCTCCCAAGCTTCACCGTGTAGCTCCTCGTGAGATTCGTATCGATCCCCCTCGAGGCGAGGATATGGAGTTCATCCTTATCATTTACCACCATGAGGGTCCCCTTCTCGGCATTCGTATACTTCACGGCAAGGTCGAGCATCAGATTCGCGATGGCGTTGATATTGTCAGTCGCGACAACGGCGTTTGAGAGCTCACTGAGGATGGCGAAGGGTTTCTCAAAAAGATCGGGGCTGTCTGATTGCAGTGCATCATTCGGCGTGTGTATCATATGTGCCCGCTCCTCAATGAGTTTTAGAGCCATTCCCTGGCAGATCACTTTATAATGGCTGACAACCTGTTGTCAACCCCCGACAGCAAAGGTCTTCACGGAACTATGATCTTTCTTAAAGGTCTCTTCCCGAAACTCCCCGGAGATCCCCTGTGCTCAAGGGCAGAACCTCCCTCCTATAAAACAATCCGGTCACCGGCAGGAGAATGAATGTCAAAAAGGTCGTAATTCATTGTATTTCAGAAATGCAATAATTGTACCCAAAGAGGAACGACCTTGTTAGAGCCCTTCCCTAGCAGGAAACAGTCCCCTCAATCATGACGTTTATTTATATAAAACGTATCTAAACCGCTTCGGTCTGAGCTTTTCAGTCCCTCGTCAAAGTTCACTCTCCCGATTGAGCAGTCCTGTTGAACTGGGTCCTTGTGACCCTCGGTCGATCTCTCTGGGAAGGAAACAAGAAAAGCGTTTCTCTTCTCTACACTATTGATAAGTCTGTATCTATAGGAACCATCTACAGGGTCATCCCTCAGCCCTGAACCATGAGACTTCCTTCCTGAGCCCCTCCGACATCCTGCTGAGTTCATTGGAGACCTCGTTCAACTGATTGGCCATCTTCGTAGTATGCCTGACCCCTTCAGAAAGGTTGTTTACATTGAGAGAAATCTCTTCGGCCGTTGACGACTGTTCTTCAGTCGCTGCAGCGATGTGCTGGACCATTTCCGTCGCCTTATCCGATGCCGATACAATCGAATCCAGGGAGTGGCTGACATCCTTCATGAGCGTGACGCCCTTGTCGACCTCCTCCCTGCTCTTCTTCATCGTGTCGACAGACCCCTTGGCCTCTGACTGGATAACCCTGATCTTTTCTGCTATCTCATTCGTCGCCTTCGAGGTCTTTTCGGCAAGCTTCTTCACCTCGTCTGCCACAACGGCAAAGCCCCGACCGAGTTCCCCTGCCCTTGCAGCCTCGATTGCGGCATTGAGTGCGAGAAGGTTTGTCTGGTCGGCGATTTCGGTTATCACAAGAACGATTTCGCCTATTTCCTGGGAGCTCCTGCCGAGTTTTCCTATGGTCTCCGAGGCATCGTTGATGACGTCCGCAATCCTCTGGATCTCATTCAGGGTGCTGCTTGCCAGGGACCTCCCCCTTGCCGCGAGATCTGAGGACTCCCGCACGGCATCAGCAGCCTTGGATGCGTTGCCGGCCACATCCAATACGGTCTGAGATGTTTCAGCCGTTGCCGATGCCACCTGTTCGACCTGCTGCAACTGCCTGTCCGTTATCGTCAACAACTCATCGGACATCGCCGAGACCTTCCCTGACGTAGAGGAGAACCCTGAGACGCCCTTGCCCATCTGGAGGACAAACCCCCTGATTCTGTTGCCCATCTCCCGAAAGGTTGCTGCCATCCGCCCTATCTCGTCATTGCCTCTTGTCGTGATAAGGCAGTCCTTGAAGTTTCCGTCGGCCATGGATTTTGAAAGCTCTGAAACCGAGCTTACGGGACCGACGATGCCTGAGGAGAGAAGCGACGCCATCACGAGGAGAAAGACGGTTATCAACGCCCCGGCCACAAAAAATCCCCACCTGATCACGTTTGATTCCTTGCGGAGCTTATCGACCTGTAACGGAGCAACTGCCCTCAGGGTATCAACGGGCCCCTTGGTCTTTTCCATGATATCGGCGTAGAGTTCCGAAAATTTACCTTGTGCGACTTCAATTGCGGCTTTCGTCTTGCCTGACGCTGCGAGGGGCAGCAGCCGCTCCTTCACGAGGGCCTTATAGGCGTTCCAGGAGCCTTTGGCGCTTTCTACCGGCGAAAAAATGGCGGCAGAATGCTCCTTGGAGTGGCAGGAAGTGCAAGAGAGTTTCTCGCCGCTCTGCCCTGTCTGCCTGCCCTTCAGTTGTTCAAAGAGCATATCTGTGTTTGTCATAAAATCCTCGATGCCCTTTGAGGCGTCTTCGTCGTAAGTAAAGATCTGAGAAAGAGACTGGCCCCTGATGAGATTCACGTTCATCCGTATCCTTGCGAGATCATCCACGGCGTCTTTCTTCAGCTCGATCCCTTTAAAAAATGCTCCGCCCACCTGGACCCTCATAAATCCTATCTGTCCGATGGCAATCCCAATGAGCGACGCTGCAATGATGACCCCGAAGACTGTGTAAAACTTTGCCCTGAGACCCATGTTATAGAACCATTTCATCGTTATCCTCCCTTTTGTGATGGCGATATATATCGTGTCGGCACTTTCCCTGATAAACTTTAACCATCATCCAGCCTTTCTCGATCATGCCGAATTCACCACATCCTCGTCTCTTTGGTATACTAAAAAGGGGCTCTACGCGTAGTCCCTCTGACAGGAAAACATGGAGAACCTGAAAGCCTTATACCCTGAAAAATGTATCCCTGAGGACAGGATTTTCAGCCACATCCATCCCGGAAACAGGATATTCATCGGCACCGGATGCGGCGAACCCCAGTATCTTGTGGCCGCCCTTATCAGGTATGTCCAGTCTCATCCGAAGGGCTTTTTTGACGCTGAACTGCTCCAGGTATGGACTCTGGGCGTCGCCCCATATGCAGATGAAAAGTTCAAGGATACCTTCAGACACAACTCCTTTTTCATAGGAGAGAACACACGGGAAGCGATCAATCGGGGCCTCGCCGACTATACGCCCGTCTTCCTCTCTGCGGTGCCGAACCTCTTTTACCGGAAGATCGTCCCTATCGATGTGGCCCTCATCCAGACCTCCCTGCCGGACAGTCATGGGTACTTGAGTCTCGGGATAAGCGTAGATATTGTAAAGGCCGCTGTCGAGAGCGCCTCCCTTGTCATCGCCCAGGTCAATGCGCGTATGCCCCGCGTCCATGGAGAGAGCTTTCTTCATGTGAAGAACGTTGACTATATCATTCCCTTCGATGAGCCACTTCTGGAGTTTCGGTCGACGATCTCCGGCGAGGTCGCAGAGA
Coding sequences:
- a CDS encoding methyl-accepting chemotaxis protein, with amino-acid sequence MKWFYNMGLRAKFYTVFGVIIAASLIGIAIGQIGFMRVQVGGAFFKGIELKKDAVDDLARIRMNVNLIRGQSLSQIFTYDEDASKGIEDFMTNTDMLFEQLKGRQTGQSGEKLSCTSCHSKEHSAAIFSPVESAKGSWNAYKALVKERLLPLAASGKTKAAIEVAQGKFSELYADIMEKTKGPVDTLRAVAPLQVDKLRKESNVIRWGFFVAGALITVFLLVMASLLSSGIVGPVSSVSELSKSMADGNFKDCLITTRGNDEIGRMAATFREMGNRIRGFVLQMGKGVSGFSSTSGKVSAMSDELLTITDRQLQQVEQVASATAETSQTVLDVAGNASKAADAVRESSDLAARGRSLASSTLNEIQRIADVINDASETIGKLGRSSQEIGEIVLVITEIADQTNLLALNAAIEAARAGELGRGFAVVADEVKKLAEKTSKATNEIAEKIRVIQSEAKGSVDTMKKSREEVDKGVTLMKDVSHSLDSIVSASDKATEMVQHIAAATEEQSSTAEEISLNVNNLSEGVRHTTKMANQLNEVSNELSRMSEGLRKEVSWFRAEG